Within the Hevea brasiliensis isolate MT/VB/25A 57/8 chromosome 2, ASM3005281v1, whole genome shotgun sequence genome, the region AGGGGCCAATGGATTCTTTATTTTGCAGGATAAATCCGTGTTCTTATGTGCAGTAGACAGGCTATTTCTCCCTTATTATTAAATTAGAATTTGGAAATCCAAGCCAAATCTATTCCAtcccaattttttatttaatctattttACTGTGACTGTATAAAGAACTGTAAGATCCATTCGAAATTTGTTATCTAATTTCTTCAGTATGTGTTGCATGTGGAGTTTTGTTTGTGCTCTGGTATTGAAAACATATGCTGAACATCTTTTTTCTTGAATTGATTTATTAACGTTCATTCTGGAAACTGCAGATACCATGACAATGCTTTTGTCGCTTCTCGTGCTTTGCATATTGCAAATCTGCTGAACACTTCTTCTACGTTCCCCTTGTTAGAGCAGTTCTATGAACATCAGGTTAGAATCTCAATAATAGTGGTCTATGTCTCAAGTTTTGGAAGGATAATTACATTTGCTCTCTTAATAAGGGGAAACTAATTGTGGTGTAGCAAGCTGAACATTTTAGATATTGATTCCACCTTTATGGTTTATGCCGGCTCCTTGTCCCTTGTATGCTTAAACATTGTGATATTCTAGAACATTAACATATAGAGGGAAAATTTTACCACAGGCATTGGTCTTTTTCATTTGAACATGTATCTTTAAGGTTAAGGCTTTAACCTTTGTTATGTTCAGATTTTGTTTGTCTGTACATGTTGTggtttaatttgtttttactaCTGATCTATTAAATTAGCCCTTGATTTATCTACTACACCTATCTtatgaccaacttgtccattagtTTTAATTAGTGGAGCTTCCTGTTAGTTTCAATTAGGTGAATTTTAGTTTTTGTTGTTACAGCAATTTGAGTTTTGTCATGTGGACTAACTAGTTCTGTGCTAATATCAGGAGAGGTTCTATAATAATGAAACACACAACTTATCAAGAGCATCTGTCGTAAAAGAAATGGTGAAATTTGCCACGGAAGCAGTTGGGAACTCTTATTATTCTGCAATTGAATCTGGTTTTAATGACAGAAAAACTGATCTTAAAACAAGGGTTTCCTTCAAGGTAAGATGAGATTCAATTAAATTTATGAGGCGGAATGTTGCCATTCACCGGAATTGTTTTCTGCTAATTGCCATTTCTGTTCAACATCTTTGCAAGCTATACAGTCTAGTTTTCATACTTTATTTTCCTCTTACCTCTTAGCATACCATTGATGTTCAATATCTGTATGTGATACAGTATAGTACTTCAAGAGGAGTATTTGGCACTCCTACTTTTTATGTCAATGGATTTGCATTGCCTGATACTGGCTCAACCATAGATTACAATGGCTGGAGAAGTATTATCGACCCGCTGATTAAAGCAAAGAAGGGCAAAAGTGAGGAGACTTTGCATTTCTTACTGTGAATAATTTATGGCAATATATATCATCAGAAGAAAAAAGCATTGTACTATTGGTGTTGAAGTTGTGATAATGCAATAAAACGTTTTCAGTATTTGAAACAGAGAGATGATGTTACTGCTGCTAGCTATTCCTATTCAGAACGAAAGTTCATGCATGAATTCAGCATATGACAATCATGGACCACTGGCTAAGTGAAACTTATATGGATTCACATCCAATGGCTTACCATTTTTGTGTTGAATTCGTGTAGAATAGCATTTTCCTTTTTAAAATGTTTTGTGTTGCTTTTCTTCTATTATTTTCATGTAGATGATTACAATGATAAGATCTAACTCTATCACTAATAAAGTATACTTAATACCTAGTCCAAATGGAAGGATGAAAATTGGGTCTTCAATTAAGTCCTTGCTTGTGAGGGCCTGTTTGAGCTAGACCTGGCAAAGGGCcgagattactatggattttttttttatctttttcatttttatagtatcatatatatatagtttattatttaaaaaaaaattataagtttgaaaatataatacataaaaataaattgtttttaataaaaaatataatacatttttaaattttgatttttttattatatatatttaaatttattaatatatgtttgaacttttatataaaaatttgaatttataatttttaaaacctAAATGTCAAACTATTTcaacatataaaaaatataaaattaaaattaaatcaagagTAAATAAAAAtagtgaaaaaaaaataaaaaaaaaaaaactaacacaTCCTAAAAAATATAATACACATTCAATcatcatatttttttttaatatataatatacatGTTTAATGTCATTCTTGtatggatttatttaattatatttctttatttaccaaacataatatatacatatCGATGCTGACTGGTCTTATTGGGTATAATTAAATCATATGTTgtttgaaatttataaaaaataaataaggcaAGCGGCTTAGTGATAGTCACTTTAACATTTAAGTAGTATTTTCAAGGATTTTGTGATGGCAATGTAACAATAAAGAATGAATAATGTGTAGATTTATCTGAATAGATATTGAGAGTTTATTTATATAGTGATACGAGACATTCTAACAAGATTTTTGGAATTCCATTAATTAGTGTCAAGTTGTATGCTTCCGTATATTACGAAAACGTACTTTGTTAAGATGATTCTCGGTGATAATCACGCTTGTTGTTTTTTAATGGTTTTTGTTATGTTCATGTCTTTTCGAACTCGTTCTTATTACTTACATGAGCTCTATTTTCATCTGACTTTCTTGTATTTGGGATTAACACATTTTGATTGATATCATATTTTTGCTTTTCAAATTTTACTGTTAAGTATCCGATCCTTATTAAATCAAAGGGATCCAACTCATTAGAGATTGACTTGGATCATAGGATACACTATATcacatatatttataaataaattgttaAATATAACTttgaataatttatatattaaatactaataaaaaacatttcaatattatttatctCCATGAAAATGGCAAGATAGATACTTAAAATTGTttggaaaaaaattaattttatgtgtaaaaattaatttaaaaatatatataattacaaataaaaaaattgatataTTCTATGATTActtgatttaaaataaaataagttttaCTTTTGTTACAAAAAATAAAATggcttaataaaattttatataaaataatttttttaaatagttaattacaaaaaatttattaacttaataaaaaaatgaaatttatttacataaaaaaatattataaataaaatttaatgtgatttatttatttatcatttcATATTTaacatatattattttaattaaaacttaaaCTATTGTgaaaaaaatgataatttaagctatgaatttttttcttaaattaataaaattattcgtaattaattattttatagaaaaaatcattttaaaaagcttaatgaaataaa harbors:
- the LOC110650467 gene encoding uncharacterized protein LOC110650467, which encodes MPRPQFATLILSFFCLISLFSWTLHAQTLPPARYDGFVYHDRPGDADSILIEAFYDPVCPDSRDSWPPLKQALRYYGSRTSLVVHLLPLPYHDNAFVASRALHIANLLNTSSTFPLLEQFYEHQERFYNNETHNLSRASVVKEMVKFATEAVGNSYYSAIESGFNDRKTDLKTRVSFKYSTSRGVFGTPTFYVNGFALPDTGSTIDYNGWRSIIDPLIKAKKGKSEETLHFLL